In the Methanothermobacter marburgensis str. Marburg genome, GTCCAGTCCCTCGCATTCTCTATCCAGTTCCTGAACCTGCTCTCCCCTGCCCATGAGGGGATCCACTGTACCCTGTCGAGTTCACTGAGCATTTTATCCTTTATCTCTGTTATCTTAAGGAACCACTGCTCTGTGGCAAGGTAGATTATGGGTGTCTTGCATCTCCAGCAGAACCCGTACCTGTGACTGATGGTCTCTGCCCTCAGGAGGAGGTTCTTTGATCTCAGGTCATCTATTATGTCAGAATCGGCGTCCTTAACAAAGAGTCCCCTGTATTTCCCTGCATCCTCAGTGAAGACCCCTGCCTCATCCACAGGGCAGAATACGGGGAGGCCATATTCTTTACCTATCTCAAAGTCCTCTGGACCATGACCAGGGGCTGTGTGCACGCACCCTGTACCCTCTGTGAGTGTCACATGGTCCCCCAGGATGACCCTGTGCTCCATGTCCCTGTGGCATGGCACCTCCTCATCCAGGGGGTGCCTGTAGGTGAGGCCCTCAAGTTCAGATCCCCTGACGGTCTTTATGATCTCAGCTTCCTCCCCCAGGACCTTCTCAACGAGTGCCTCTGCCATTATGTAGGTTTCCCCATCCAGACGGGTGTGGGCATAATCAAAGTCAGGGTGGACCGCAACGGCCATGTTTGCAGGGAGGGTCCAGGGTGTTGTTGTCCATACCAGTATATACGTGTCCCCTGAGACTGGGAACTTCACGTAGATGGATGGGTCCTCCTTCTCATGGTAGTCTATCTCTGCAAGTGCCAGGGCCGTTTCACAGCGCGGGCACCACGTTATCACCCTGAGGTCCCTTAAAAGGAGGTCCTTCTCATGGGCCCTCTTCAGGGTCCACCAGCATGATTCCATGTAAGCAGGGTCGAAGGTCACGTAGGGGTCATCCCAGTCCATCCAGACCCCAAGGCGCTGGAACTGGGATGTCATAACAGCCTTGTTTTCCATCGCAAATTCCCTGCACTTCCTGACAAATTCCTCTATACCGATCTTATCCTCAATGTCCTTTTTGCTCCTGACACCCAGGATCCCCTCAACCTTGTGCTCTATTGGGAGGCCATGGGTGTCCCATCCAGGCTGCCTCCTGACATTGAAACCCCTCATTGATTTGAACCGGAGGTAGGAGTCCTTCATTATCTTGTTCCATGCTGTTCCAAGGTGAATCCTTCCGCTGCAGTAGGGTGGGCCGTCCAGGAATGAGTACCTTGGGCCCTCCTCCCTCAGTTCCTTCACGCGTTCATAGATATCCCTTTCTTCCCAGAAACTCTGAACCTTTTCCTCTATCACATGGGGCTTGTAGGATTTTTCGGCTTCCTGGATTGGCATGAATTTCTCCCTCAGCTGGATATTAGAATGTCCGGAGCTGGCCCTTGACCAGCATCTCGGTTATGCTTGGTATGTCCTCAAGCCATGCGTCCATTACTCCTGAAACCTTTCCTGTGATGTCATCCATGGTGTAGCCGTCCTCAAGGATCACCTGGGCTGTGGCGGCCTTGGGGTGGTCGATTGGCTTTCCTATCTGGCTGAGTATCATTATATGGACCTGTTTAACTCCCTCGATGCTCTCCACTATGTCTGCGGCCATCTGGTTTGAGAGCAGATTGTAGATCTTACCTACATGGTTTATAGGGTTCTTACCTGATGTTGCCTCCATGGACATTGGCCTGTTGGGTGTTATGAGGCCGTTGGCCCTGTTACCCCGTCCCACTGATCCGTCATCACCCATCTCAGCGGAGGTCCCTGTAACTGTTATGTAAACGGATGGCTCATCGTCCTCACAGCGGTCGGCTGTATTTACAAAAACCTCAAGGTTTCTCTCTGTGATCCCTGAGGCCAGCTTGAATACCTCATCCTTCACCACATTCTTGATCTCAAGGTATTCCTCTAGGTCTGATACGTATCTGTCCACCATTGCACAGGCAACTGTAAGGGTTATGTTGTCGTTTTCCCTGAGACCCATGACCTTTATGTCCTCACCCACTGCGGGGTATTTCTTCTTGAATTCAGGGGAGTTGAGGAGGTTCTCTGCCTCCATCACTATCCTCTCGGTCTCTGAGAATGGTGCGAATCCAACCCCGAATGATGTGTCATTTGATAGGGGCGCCCTTCCCTTCCTTGCAAAGACATCCCTCAGGTCCCCTGAACCGTGCCCGATCTTGCACTCCACCACGGTGCAGGTCTCAACATCAAGGTTTATTATGTTGTCCCTGAGGTACTCCTTGGCTGCTGATATGGCTATCCTGTCAAGGCCTATCTTCTCTCCATCAACCTCGGCGATGCCCCTTCCCGTGAGGAGTATCTCTATCGGTTTTATAACCTCACCGCCTCCAAACTGTGGTGCGGATTCTCCGGCTGTTATCTGTACCTCGTCGGTGTTGTGGTGCATTATGGCACCGAATCTGTCAAGGTAGGCGTTGCAGAGGGCCCTGCTCACTGATTCAGCGATCCCGTCACTTATACTGTCAGGGTGTCCTATGCCCTTCCTTTCAACTATTTCCACCTTCTGGTCCTCGATTGGTGTCTGGTTAAGGGGTTCAACGATAATATTTCTCACACTGATAACCTCCTGATGAATATGCACAATAATGGTTTATGGTTTTGAGCTGATGATATAAATAAATATAACACAGTGTTTTCAGGAGAATCTATGATGGAGAAAGAGGTGTTCAATAAGACAAGGGGCGCCACTCTTGGTGCTGTGAGGTTTGCAGATACATTCCTTTCACGTTTCAGGGGTTTGATGCTCAGGAGGAATGTTGAGACTGGACTTGTACTTGAAATACCCGAGGGACGTGGAAGATATGGCTCGGGAATACACATGTTCTTCATGCTGGTCCCGCTTGACGTTCTATTCGTTGATAAAAATATGAGGGTGGTGGATATGGCTAAACTCAAACCATGGCAGGTCTACAATCCAGTGAAACCTGCAAGGTATGTTATAGAACTTAAAAAGGGAAAAATTGATGAAACCGGGACCCGAATAGGCGACACGCTGGAATTTAAGGATATCTGATTCCACCTCAGGAACCCTAAAATGTGAAATCCCATGGGAGCTAGGATCCCGCCCTCTTTTTTATCTCGGAGATTGCAACCTCCGCCACCCTCCGAACCATTGGGCTCTCATCGTCAAGGAGGCCCTCAAGGTCCTCGACTGAATCCTCATCACCGAGTATTCCAAGGGCCAGGGCACAGGCGTACCTCACACCGGGTTTCTCATCTGAAAGATGCTCCCTCAGGGGTTCAACAGCCCTTTTATCATCAAAGGTTGCAAGGGCGAGTGCAGCCGCCTCCCGGACATGGTAGTCCTCGTCATCAAGGGCCTCTATGAGTGGTTCCACAGCCCGGGGATCTGCAACCTCTGCAAGGAGTTCAACAGCGTCCTCACGCACAACCCAGTCAGGGTTCTTGAGTTCCTCAAGGAGAAAATCAATCC is a window encoding:
- a CDS encoding DUF192 domain-containing protein, producing the protein MMEKEVFNKTRGATLGAVRFADTFLSRFRGLMLRRNVETGLVLEIPEGRGRYGSGIHMFFMLVPLDVLFVDKNMRVVDMAKLKPWQVYNPVKPARYVIELKKGKIDETGTRIGDTLEFKDI
- a CDS encoding HEAT repeat domain-containing protein, which produces MEGKRIDFLLEELKNPDWVVREDAVELLAEVADPRAVEPLIEALDDEDYHVREAAALALATFDDKRAVEPLREHLSDEKPGVRYACALALGILGDEDSVEDLEGLLDDESPMVRRVAEVAISEIKKRAGS
- a CDS encoding methionine adenosyltransferase translates to MRNIIVEPLNQTPIEDQKVEIVERKGIGHPDSISDGIAESVSRALCNAYLDRFGAIMHHNTDEVQITAGESAPQFGGGEVIKPIEILLTGRGIAEVDGEKIGLDRIAISAAKEYLRDNIINLDVETCTVVECKIGHGSGDLRDVFARKGRAPLSNDTSFGVGFAPFSETERIVMEAENLLNSPEFKKKYPAVGEDIKVMGLRENDNITLTVACAMVDRYVSDLEEYLEIKNVVKDEVFKLASGITERNLEVFVNTADRCEDDEPSVYITVTGTSAEMGDDGSVGRGNRANGLITPNRPMSMEATSGKNPINHVGKIYNLLSNQMAADIVESIEGVKQVHIMILSQIGKPIDHPKAATAQVILEDGYTMDDITGKVSGVMDAWLEDIPSITEMLVKGQLRTF